A genomic stretch from Desulfuromonas acetoxidans DSM 684 includes:
- a CDS encoding aspartate kinase, protein MALVVQKYGGTSVGTTDKIRNVAKRVARTYDEGNDVVVIVSAMAGETNKLVALSQEMCEFPSEREYDVLVSTGEQVTIALLSMCLQSMGYKAKSYLGHQIPVKTDNASARARIKEIGDENIREDLKNGSIVVVAGFQGIDDEGNITTLGRGGSDTSAVAVAAGLKADVCEIYTDVDGVYTTDPRIVSNASKIEKISYEEMLEMASLGAKVLQIRSVEFAKKYNVVIHVRSSFNDNPGTLVMKEDAEMETVLVSGVTCNKDEAKISVLRIPDHPGIAADIFSPLTEANITVDMIIQNVSHEGFTDLTFTVPKGDLKKALKLVEETAGNIGASGVTSDDKVAKVSIIGVGMRSHCGVASKMFAALSAEGVNIQMISTSEIKVSCVIEDKYTELAVRVLHDVFELGSQGE, encoded by the coding sequence ATGGCTCTGGTGGTACAGAAATATGGCGGAACGTCCGTCGGGACGACCGATAAAATTCGCAATGTCGCCAAGCGTGTTGCCCGCACTTATGATGAAGGCAATGATGTGGTGGTTATCGTTTCGGCGATGGCCGGCGAAACGAATAAGCTGGTCGCGTTGTCGCAGGAGATGTGTGAGTTTCCCAGCGAGCGTGAATACGATGTGCTGGTTTCAACTGGCGAGCAGGTGACCATTGCCCTGCTGTCCATGTGCCTGCAGTCCATGGGATACAAGGCCAAAAGTTATCTTGGACATCAAATCCCCGTTAAAACGGATAATGCTTCAGCCCGTGCCCGGATTAAGGAGATTGGCGATGAAAACATTCGTGAAGATCTGAAAAATGGCTCCATTGTTGTTGTCGCCGGTTTTCAGGGCATTGATGATGAAGGGAATATTACGACCTTGGGTCGCGGCGGTTCCGACACCTCGGCGGTTGCTGTAGCGGCGGGTCTTAAGGCCGATGTCTGTGAAATTTACACCGATGTCGATGGTGTTTATACGACGGATCCTCGTATTGTATCCAATGCCAGTAAAATCGAGAAAATCTCCTATGAGGAGATGTTGGAGATGGCGTCACTTGGCGCCAAAGTCTTGCAGATACGTTCGGTTGAATTTGCTAAAAAATATAACGTTGTAATCCACGTTCGTTCCAGCTTTAACGACAATCCTGGGACACTGGTGATGAAGGAGGATGCTGAGATGGAGACCGTTCTGGTTTCAGGGGTAACCTGTAATAAAGATGAAGCAAAGATTTCTGTACTGCGGATTCCTGATCATCCCGGGATCGCTGCTGATATTTTCTCACCGTTAACTGAAGCAAACATTACCGTGGATATGATCATCCAGAACGTTTCCCATGAAGGGTTCACGGATCTGACCTTTACGGTTCCCAAGGGGGATCTGAAAAAAGCCCTCAAGTTGGTCGAAGAGACTGCCGGGAATATCGGTGCCAGCGGTGTGACATCGGATGACAAAGTGGCCAAAGTTTCTATTATCGGTGTTGGTATGCGCTCCCATTGTGGTGTGGCTAGCAAGATGTTCGCTGCCCTGTCGGCCGAAGGTGTCAACATCCAGATGATTTCAACCAGTGAGATCAAGGTGTCCTGTGTGATTGAAGACAAATACACCGAACTGGCTGTACGTGTTCTTCACGATGTGTTCGAATTGGGCAGTCAGGGAGAATAA
- the tsaE gene encoding tRNA (adenosine(37)-N6)-threonylcarbamoyltransferase complex ATPase subunit type 1 TsaE, with product MVLLDLNSASEQQTLRLGEALGKLFPAGSLILLHGDLGAGKTCLASGIARGVGVDPDVPITSPTYTLLNCYEGRLPLYHFDLYRLGGEEELEELGFDEYFHGDGVALVEWPERCPGLEEGAVLVEMAYVDEHQRHIRLQTSEPFCREHDACCRAIRCLADCFDG from the coding sequence GTGGTTCTGCTCGACCTGAACAGTGCCAGTGAACAGCAGACGCTTCGTTTGGGCGAAGCGTTGGGAAAACTGTTCCCAGCAGGCAGTCTGATCTTGCTTCACGGCGACCTTGGTGCGGGGAAAACCTGTCTCGCCTCTGGTATTGCCCGTGGTGTCGGGGTTGATCCCGACGTGCCTATCACCAGCCCCACCTATACGTTGCTTAACTGCTATGAAGGGCGTCTGCCTTTGTACCACTTTGATTTATATCGTCTCGGTGGTGAAGAGGAACTGGAGGAACTGGGGTTTGACGAGTACTTCCATGGCGATGGCGTTGCGCTGGTCGAATGGCCCGAGCGCTGTCCCGGACTGGAAGAGGGGGCGGTGCTTGTGGAAATGGCCTATGTGGATGAACATCAGCGTCATATCCGTTTGCAGACTTCAGAACCATTTTGCCGTGAACACGATGCCTGTTGTCGGGCCATTCGTTGCTTGGCAGATTGTTTCGATGGTTGA
- a CDS encoding CBS domain-containing protein gives MLKAKDIMTVDVYSVQENTEIKAFAALLEETGVSTMPVVDGDNILVGVVSATDLIDRDKPLHIPTVVSLFDWVIYLESEKNFEEQVQRISAQTVGEICTKPAISCTPETPVSEIADLMVTKKIHLIPVVNGEQLVGVVARLDIVKSLGA, from the coding sequence ATGCTTAAAGCTAAAGATATTATGACAGTCGATGTGTATAGTGTTCAGGAAAATACTGAGATCAAAGCCTTTGCTGCCCTGTTGGAAGAAACCGGTGTCAGTACCATGCCGGTGGTGGACGGTGATAATATTCTGGTTGGGGTGGTCAGTGCCACGGATCTGATCGATCGTGATAAGCCTCTGCATATCCCCACCGTGGTATCGCTGTTTGATTGGGTTATCTATTTGGAAAGCGAGAAAAACTTCGAAGAACAGGTGCAGCGGATCAGTGCTCAGACCGTAGGTGAAATCTGCACCAAACCGGCAATCTCCTGTACTCCGGAAACTCCGGTCAGTGAAATTGCTGATTTGATGGTGACCAAAAAAATTCATCTCATCCCGGTGGTGAATGGGGAGCAGTTGGTCGGGGTTGTCGCCCGCCTCGATATTGTCAAGTCTCTGGGAGCGTGA
- a CDS encoding NAD(P)H-hydrate dehydratase, whose amino-acid sequence MKLLTAQQMRELDQTTINDYGVPGIVLMENAGHGAARFIAERYQHLFPGPVLVVAGKGNNGGDGYVIARHLENWGWTVKVVVLAEHDAIQGDAAVNLNVLLNSQADVVFAADGDSFKAQSTSWCGMKLLIDAVFGNGLNSEVRGHYRQAIEWMNAYPAPVAAVDMPSGVEATSGRILGVAVAADCSLSFAFAKLGQVSYPAQRCSGELHVVDLGMPLCVTRSVSCCYCLIDAELAASLLPVRQADDHKGTFGHALVVAGSVGKVGAARMTAHAALRSGAGLVSAAIEYDLVGQLMAQTPEIMSRPMRGENGQLSVACFDALKEAWADMSAVAVGPGLGTDVTVAALVARLVAECPLPVVLDADALTVMVNQLCGLSQRSGATVITPHPGEMARLTGLSIAEVQDNRIDVAQAFARDHGVVVLLKGAHTVITDGERVWINSSGNSGMASAGMGDVLTGMIVSYLAQGLEPFCAAALAAYVHGAAADLCRQQFGGVGYLAGDVMATIPMARRLIEEECDA is encoded by the coding sequence ATGAAGCTCCTTACCGCTCAACAGATGCGTGAACTCGATCAGACCACGATCAACGACTATGGTGTCCCGGGCATTGTGTTGATGGAAAATGCCGGTCACGGTGCGGCGCGTTTTATTGCAGAACGCTATCAACACCTTTTCCCTGGACCGGTGCTGGTGGTTGCCGGTAAAGGAAACAATGGTGGTGACGGGTATGTGATTGCCCGCCATCTGGAGAATTGGGGCTGGACGGTGAAAGTTGTTGTGCTTGCTGAGCACGATGCGATCCAGGGTGATGCGGCTGTCAATCTCAATGTGCTACTCAACAGTCAAGCTGATGTTGTTTTTGCTGCCGATGGCGACAGTTTTAAAGCACAGAGCACCTCCTGGTGTGGCATGAAACTGTTGATCGATGCGGTTTTCGGCAACGGACTTAACAGCGAAGTGCGAGGACATTACCGTCAGGCCATCGAATGGATGAACGCGTACCCGGCACCAGTAGCTGCTGTGGATATGCCTTCGGGGGTCGAGGCGACCAGCGGCCGGATTCTCGGGGTGGCGGTTGCCGCCGATTGCTCGTTGAGCTTTGCCTTTGCCAAACTTGGTCAGGTCAGTTATCCGGCGCAACGTTGCAGTGGCGAGCTGCATGTCGTTGATCTGGGCATGCCCTTGTGTGTGACTCGGTCTGTGTCGTGTTGTTATTGCCTGATCGATGCCGAACTCGCGGCATCGTTGCTGCCGGTACGGCAGGCGGATGATCACAAGGGAACCTTTGGTCATGCTCTGGTTGTCGCCGGATCTGTCGGCAAAGTTGGTGCGGCACGCATGACAGCTCATGCAGCTCTGCGCAGTGGGGCCGGTCTGGTCAGTGCCGCGATTGAGTATGATCTGGTTGGGCAACTGATGGCACAAACCCCGGAAATCATGTCGCGGCCTATGCGTGGAGAGAACGGCCAGTTGTCGGTGGCCTGTTTTGATGCACTCAAAGAAGCGTGGGCAGATATGTCCGCCGTGGCTGTAGGACCTGGTTTGGGAACGGATGTAACGGTTGCCGCTCTGGTTGCTCGGTTGGTGGCGGAGTGTCCGCTGCCGGTGGTTCTTGATGCGGATGCGCTGACGGTGATGGTCAATCAACTCTGCGGCCTGTCGCAACGTTCGGGTGCGACTGTTATCACACCCCATCCGGGTGAAATGGCACGACTCACCGGGTTGAGTATTGCAGAAGTTCAGGATAACCGCATTGACGTGGCACAGGCTTTTGCTCGTGACCACGGGGTAGTTGTTTTGCTCAAGGGCGCCCATACCGTGATTACGGATGGTGAACGTGTCTGGATCAACAGCAGTGGCAACAGTGGTATGGCCAGTGCCGGTATGGGCGATGTGCTGACCGGGATGATTGTCTCTTATCTGGCTCAGGGGCTCGAACCATTCTGTGCGGCTGCCCTTGCCGCGTATGTTCATGGCGCAGCAGCGGATCTTTGTCGACAACAGTTCGGCGGGGTTGGCTATCTAGCCGGTGATGTCATGGCGACTATTCCCATGGCACGCCGCTTAATTGAGGAGGAATGTGATGCTTAA
- a CDS encoding holo-ACP synthase — translation MAIAGIGTDIVDVERFDRFIDEDNQTLLQRLFTPGELDYALPRKCAAQHLAARFACKEAFVKALGLGMRDGMTWHDIEVVRDELGCPSLALSGRAAEIFEQRQLCAHHVSYSHETRWAVATVIVEES, via the coding sequence GTGGCCATCGCTGGAATCGGAACCGATATTGTCGATGTCGAACGTTTTGATCGTTTTATCGACGAAGATAACCAGACGTTGTTGCAGCGGTTGTTCACTCCGGGCGAGCTGGACTATGCCCTGCCGCGTAAATGCGCTGCACAGCATCTTGCCGCCCGGTTTGCCTGCAAGGAGGCGTTTGTCAAAGCCTTAGGCCTGGGCATGCGAGATGGCATGACCTGGCACGACATTGAAGTGGTTCGTGATGAGCTGGGGTGCCCATCATTAGCTCTGAGTGGGCGGGCTGCTGAAATTTTTGAGCAACGGCAGTTGTGCGCTCACCATGTTTCCTACAGCCATGAAACGCGTTGGGCCGTTGCCACGGTCATTGTGGAGGAATCATGA
- a CDS encoding pyridoxine 5'-phosphate synthase: MARLGVNVDHVATIRQARGTKEPDPVTAAALAELAGADGITVHLREDRRHIQDRDVEILRQTLQVPLNLEMAATDEMVAIACRLRPDCVTLVPEKRQELTTEGGLDVVSHSQHLKEVIARLQQNGIVVSLFIDPDLKQIDQAFQVGTDTIEIHTGLYCDAPTRGAQLAELAKIEQAIHEAKHVGMGVNAGHGLNYRNIQDVVALGVIEEFNIGHSIISRAVLVGLDQAVREMKSLVAG, from the coding sequence ATGGCACGTTTAGGAGTCAATGTTGATCATGTGGCAACAATTCGTCAGGCCCGTGGCACGAAGGAGCCCGATCCGGTAACAGCGGCAGCTTTGGCCGAACTGGCTGGTGCGGATGGTATTACCGTTCATCTGCGTGAAGACCGTCGACACATCCAGGATCGCGATGTCGAAATCCTCCGTCAGACTCTCCAGGTGCCACTCAATCTGGAGATGGCGGCAACGGATGAAATGGTGGCTATCGCCTGTCGTCTGCGCCCCGATTGTGTCACTCTGGTACCGGAGAAGCGACAGGAGCTGACCACCGAGGGTGGTCTTGATGTTGTCAGCCACTCGCAACACCTCAAAGAGGTGATTGCCCGACTGCAGCAGAATGGCATCGTTGTCAGCCTGTTTATCGATCCTGACCTGAAACAGATCGATCAGGCGTTTCAGGTGGGAACCGACACCATTGAGATCCATACTGGGCTCTATTGTGACGCGCCGACACGTGGTGCCCAACTGGCGGAACTGGCCAAGATAGAGCAAGCTATCCATGAGGCTAAACATGTCGGCATGGGAGTCAATGCCGGACATGGTTTGAATTATCGCAATATTCAAGATGTGGTTGCTCTTGGAGTAATTGAAGAGTTCAATATCGGCCATAGCATCATTTCTCGGGCCGTGTTGGTTGGTCTTGATCAAGCCGTTCGTGAGATGAAGTCGCTGGTAGCGGGGTAA
- the glmM gene encoding phosphoglucosamine mutase: MTKKFFGTDGVRGVANVYPMTTEIAMQLGRAVAYLFKGSDKRRRIVIGKDTRLSGYMIENAMASGICSMGVDVQLVGPLPTPGIAFITNSMRADAGVVISASHNPYQDNGIKFFSNEGLKLPDEMELRLEQLMFSEELDVLRPTADEVGRAFRIDDATGRYIVFLKYTFPRDLDLRGMKIVVDCANGAAYKVAPAVFEELGADVVRIGVSPNGTNINAGCGSLYPAELADAVKEHGADVGVALDGDADRVIFVDETGREVDGDHIMAICATHMLGEGTLAHNTLVATVMSNMGLDIALRRAGGTVVKTGVGDRYVVEEMLKKGYNLGGEQSGHMIFFDHNTTGDGVLSALQTLAIMQRTGKPLSQLAGVMTALPQLLVNVRVKEKVDLATVPAVQRVIDACNEELGETGRVLIRYSGTEPLLRIMLEGENDQQIQRLADDIADAVVTHLQGTREGA; this comes from the coding sequence ATGACGAAAAAATTTTTTGGGACTGATGGTGTACGTGGCGTCGCCAATGTTTATCCGATGACCACGGAGATTGCCATGCAGCTTGGACGGGCTGTGGCGTATCTGTTCAAAGGTTCTGACAAACGCCGCCGCATTGTCATAGGCAAGGATACGCGTTTGTCGGGATATATGATTGAGAATGCCATGGCTTCGGGGATCTGCTCTATGGGCGTTGATGTGCAACTGGTCGGTCCGTTACCGACACCAGGGATTGCGTTTATTACCAACTCCATGCGCGCTGATGCCGGGGTGGTGATTTCCGCATCGCATAACCCTTATCAGGATAATGGCATAAAGTTTTTTTCAAACGAAGGTTTGAAGCTGCCGGATGAAATGGAATTGCGCTTAGAGCAGTTAATGTTCTCTGAGGAACTGGATGTGTTGAGGCCCACAGCGGATGAAGTCGGGAGGGCCTTTCGTATTGATGATGCCACCGGGCGTTATATCGTGTTTTTAAAATACACCTTTCCGCGGGATCTTGATCTGCGCGGCATGAAGATCGTCGTCGATTGTGCTAACGGCGCGGCATATAAGGTCGCCCCGGCGGTGTTTGAAGAACTGGGTGCGGATGTGGTACGCATCGGGGTGTCGCCCAACGGCACCAACATCAATGCCGGTTGCGGGTCACTGTATCCGGCAGAGCTTGCCGATGCGGTCAAGGAGCATGGTGCGGATGTTGGTGTGGCTCTGGATGGCGATGCAGACCGGGTCATCTTTGTCGACGAGACTGGCCGCGAGGTCGACGGTGATCACATTATGGCGATCTGCGCGACCCATATGCTTGGAGAAGGGACTCTGGCTCACAATACGCTGGTGGCGACGGTGATGAGTAATATGGGGTTGGATATTGCCTTGCGCCGCGCCGGTGGTACGGTTGTTAAAACAGGCGTTGGTGACCGTTATGTGGTCGAGGAGATGCTTAAAAAAGGCTATAACCTTGGCGGAGAACAGTCCGGCCACATGATCTTTTTCGATCATAACACCACAGGCGATGGTGTGTTGTCGGCCTTGCAGACGCTGGCGATCATGCAGCGCACCGGTAAGCCGTTGTCGCAGCTGGCCGGAGTGATGACCGCGCTGCCGCAATTGCTGGTCAATGTTCGAGTGAAGGAAAAGGTTGATCTGGCCACGGTGCCGGCGGTCCAGCGGGTGATTGATGCCTGCAATGAGGAATTGGGTGAAACGGGCCGGGTCCTGATCCGTTATTCTGGAACCGAGCCTTTGTTGCGCATCATGCTTGAAGGGGAAAATGATCAACAGATACAACGGTTGGCCGATGATATTGCTGATGCCGTTGTGACACATTTGCAGGGAACACGGGAAGGAGCATAA
- a CDS encoding YbbR-like domain-containing protein, with amino-acid sequence MLQLITRNWHLKLLSLIFATLLWLFVTGEQRAEVGYSVPLELKNVPADLIVANEVPSLVNLRISGPRTLLSNLESSSLSLSVDLRGLEPGLTTFKRLDENLNIPSALKVVRLSPSYVEVKLERIREKSVPVTVVLTGEPMPGQKVLATVARPDRVSIRGAESEVKRIDHVETEPLDIAGIREDFIMTVPVDFRGTYTELSDKKTVEVEVHFVYEPPIEMEQSNASDDADVSVAAPSSVN; translated from the coding sequence ATGCTGCAACTGATCACCCGGAACTGGCATCTGAAACTGCTGTCGCTGATTTTTGCCACTTTGTTGTGGCTGTTCGTCACCGGCGAACAGCGCGCTGAGGTGGGCTACTCGGTTCCTCTTGAGTTGAAGAATGTTCCAGCCGATCTGATTGTTGCCAATGAGGTTCCCAGTCTGGTGAACCTGCGGATCAGTGGGCCGCGTACCTTGTTGTCCAACCTGGAATCGTCGTCACTGAGCCTTTCCGTCGATTTACGTGGTCTTGAACCGGGATTGACTACGTTTAAGCGTCTCGATGAGAATCTCAACATTCCCAGTGCTCTCAAGGTGGTGCGTTTGTCACCGTCCTATGTTGAAGTGAAGCTGGAGCGGATTCGGGAAAAATCAGTTCCGGTCACGGTGGTTCTCACCGGTGAGCCGATGCCGGGTCAGAAGGTTTTGGCCACTGTGGCAAGGCCGGACAGGGTCTCGATTCGTGGTGCGGAAAGTGAAGTGAAACGGATCGACCATGTCGAAACCGAGCCGTTGGATATTGCGGGTATTCGGGAGGATTTTATCATGACGGTTCCAGTGGACTTTCGCGGGACCTACACGGAGCTGTCTGATAAAAAGACTGTTGAGGTTGAAGTCCATTTTGTCTATGAACCTCCCATTGAGATGGAACAATCGAACGCCTCCGATGACGCTGATGTGTCGGTAGCTGCGCCATCTTCTGTTAATTAA
- the cdaA gene encoding diadenylate cyclase CdaA, which yields MMKDFRWMLDVLDIALVAFIIYRIILLIKGTRAVQMLIGLAVLLVVFVVSQLTGLYTLQWLLDSFLTSIILVIVVIFQSDIRRALMHVGRNPFFADVSYREETQVIDELVTAAVNLANKKIGALIVIERETGLKGFLEVGVEIDAKVSSDLICAIFLPYSPIHDGALVLQQGRLKKAGCFLPLSQDPDISKNLGTRHRAAIGLTEMVDAVAIVVSEETGKISAVVGARMTRDLDSTSLRRILTRLLDPGKKG from the coding sequence ATGATGAAAGATTTCAGATGGATGCTCGACGTCCTCGACATCGCTCTGGTTGCGTTTATCATCTATCGGATCATTCTCCTGATCAAAGGCACCCGGGCGGTCCAGATGCTGATCGGTCTGGCGGTTCTGCTGGTGGTCTTTGTCGTTTCCCAACTTACCGGTCTTTATACTCTCCAGTGGCTGCTTGACAGTTTTCTGACCTCGATTATCCTCGTCATCGTTGTTATTTTCCAAAGTGATATCCGGCGTGCTCTGATGCATGTCGGTCGCAATCCTTTTTTTGCCGATGTGTCATACCGTGAAGAAACGCAGGTGATTGATGAGCTTGTGACAGCTGCTGTCAATCTGGCCAATAAAAAAATTGGTGCTCTGATCGTCATTGAACGGGAAACCGGTCTGAAAGGTTTTCTAGAGGTGGGTGTGGAGATTGACGCCAAGGTCTCATCGGATTTGATTTGTGCGATTTTTCTGCCATATTCACCGATTCATGATGGTGCGCTGGTTTTGCAGCAGGGTCGTCTGAAGAAAGCCGGTTGTTTTTTACCGCTGTCACAGGATCCGGATATCAGCAAAAACTTGGGGACACGGCATCGCGCTGCTATCGGGTTAACCGAAATGGTTGATGCGGTGGCTATTGTTGTTTCTGAAGAGACCGGCAAGATCTCCGCCGTGGTTGGCGCCAGAATGACGCGCGATCTCGATTCCACCTCCTTGCGCCGAATTCTCACCCGTCTGCTGGATCCGGGGAAGAAAGGCTAA
- the folP gene encoding dihydropteroate synthase — protein sequence MPFQPRVLQLHTAEQVRRQLEAIAVDPCGVNLMTDKALHINLLLEKVSCVAANILKQEMLALGGDAAVARGTVACSIDHTDVVLMGTRKQLAQLVVRLPRQPFGLKALAAELDTVLTATGAVKILAGCRCRLDISRPQVMGIINVTPDSFYDGGVCLNLDAVLRQAEKQVEDGADLLDVGGESTRPGAALVTMDVELERVVPVVEALKQRFDLPISVDTNKAGVAEAVLESGADFINDISGLTFDAEMATVVSQKKAGVFVMHTRGCPQTMQKDTSYHDLLTEVIGSLRHSIDLARQAGVPAESISVDPGIGFGKSVSGNLELLRRLDEVAALGYPVLIGASRKSFIGAVLDQPVPQQRLYGSLASVAVAAQNGAHLFRVHDVAATRQTVDLAWAINHETHMA from the coding sequence ATGCCGTTCCAGCCGCGAGTTCTCCAGCTGCACACGGCGGAGCAGGTGCGCCGCCAGCTTGAGGCCATCGCGGTTGATCCCTGTGGGGTCAACCTGATGACGGACAAGGCCCTGCATATCAACCTCTTGCTCGAGAAGGTTTCTTGTGTAGCGGCCAATATCCTCAAACAGGAGATGTTGGCACTCGGTGGTGACGCTGCCGTGGCGCGTGGGACCGTGGCCTGTTCCATTGACCACACGGATGTTGTGTTGATGGGGACACGCAAACAGCTGGCTCAGTTGGTTGTGCGGTTGCCGCGACAACCCTTTGGACTCAAAGCCCTGGCTGCGGAGCTCGACACTGTTCTGACAGCGACGGGGGCTGTGAAGATCCTTGCCGGTTGCCGCTGCCGACTTGATATTTCCCGGCCCCAGGTAATGGGGATCATCAATGTGACGCCGGATTCATTTTACGACGGTGGCGTTTGTTTAAACCTCGATGCGGTGCTGCGTCAGGCGGAGAAGCAGGTTGAAGACGGAGCGGATTTGCTTGATGTCGGCGGCGAAAGTACCCGACCCGGTGCCGCTTTGGTGACCATGGACGTCGAGCTTGAACGGGTGGTGCCGGTGGTTGAGGCCCTGAAGCAGCGTTTTGATCTGCCGATTTCCGTCGACACCAATAAAGCTGGGGTTGCTGAAGCTGTTCTGGAAAGTGGTGCTGATTTTATCAATGACATCAGTGGTCTGACCTTTGATGCCGAGATGGCGACGGTCGTGTCACAAAAAAAAGCCGGTGTGTTTGTCATGCATACCCGTGGCTGCCCGCAAACCATGCAGAAGGATACCTCCTATCATGATTTGCTCACCGAGGTGATCGGTTCTCTGCGCCACTCTATTGATCTGGCTCGTCAGGCTGGGGTTCCCGCAGAGTCGATCAGCGTCGATCCGGGAATTGGCTTTGGCAAGTCCGTTTCCGGCAATCTCGAATTGCTGCGCCGCCTGGATGAAGTCGCGGCTTTGGGCTATCCGGTGCTCATCGGCGCGTCGCGCAAAAGTTTTATCGGCGCGGTTCTCGACCAGCCGGTTCCACAGCAGCGTCTGTATGGCTCTCTGGCCAGTGTTGCCGTTGCCGCCCAGAATGGTGCGCATCTTTTCCGGGTGCATGATGTTGCAGCAACCCGGCAAACCGTGGACCTGGCCTGGGCGATCAATCACGAGACTCACATGGCGTAG